The proteins below are encoded in one region of Cherax quadricarinatus isolate ZL_2023a chromosome 92, ASM3850222v1, whole genome shotgun sequence:
- the LOC128698399 gene encoding zinc finger protein 271-like: protein MTSQVSNKIQCMKGPSRKNTYKCSECMKDFSCKSHLITHLRVHSQEKPYQCSECSKNFSQKSHLSQHMTAHSQEKPYQCSECLKNFSRKSHLIRHMRVHSQEKPYQCSECLKDFSCKLHLIRHMRVHSQEKPYQCSECLKDFSQKSHLIRHMRVHSQEKLYQCSECLKDFSRKSHLIGHMRVHSQDKPYQCSECLKNFSNKSNLIRHMRVHSQEKPYQCSECLKNFSNKSHLIRHMEVHSQEKPYQCSVCLKNFSRKSHLIRHMGVHSQEKPYQCSECLKNFSRKSHLIRHMGVHSQEKSYQCSECLKDFSCKSHLIRHTRAHSQEKPYQCSECLKGFSCKSHLIRHMRVHSQEKPYQCSECLKDFSQKSHLSEHMRVHSQVKPYQCSECLIDFSRKSHLIRHMRVHS from the coding sequence ATGACTTCTCAGGTAAGTAACAAAATACAATGTATGAAAGGTCCTTCAAGAAAAAACACTTATAAGTGTTCAGAGTGTATGAAAGACTTTTCATGTAAATCACATCTAATAACACACTTGAgagttcattcacaagaaaaaccatatcagtgttcagagtgttcaaAAAACTTTTCACAAAAATCACATCTATCACAACACATGACAGCtcattcacaagaaaaaccatatcagtgttcagagtgtttgaaaAACTTTTCACGTAAATCACATCTAATAagacacatgagagttcattcacaagaaaaaccgtatcagtgttcagagtgtttgaaaGATTTTTCATGTAAATTGCATCTGATAagacacatgagagttcattcacaagaaaaaccatatcagtgttcagagtgtttgaaagacttttcacaaaaatcacatttaataagacacatgcgagttcattcacaagaaaagctttatcagtgttcagagtgtttgaaaGACTTTTCACGTAAATCACATCTAATAggacacatgagagttcattcacaagacaaaccatatcagtgttcagagtgtttaaaaaactttTCAAATAAATCAAATCTAATAagacacatgagagttcattcacaagaaaaaccatatcagtgttcagagtgtttaaaaaactttTCAAATAAATCGCATCTAATAAGACACATGGAagttcattcacaagaaaaaccatatcagtgttcagtgtgtttaaAAAACTTTTCACGTAAATCACATCTAATAAGACACATGGgagttcattcacaagaaaaaccatatcagtgttcagagtgtttaaaaaactttTCACGTAAATCACATCTAATAAGACACATGGgagttcattcacaagaaaagtcatatcaatgttcagaatgTTTGAAAGACTTTTCATGTAAATCACATCTGATAAGACACACGAGAGCTCATTCACAAGAAaagccatatcaatgttcagaatgTTTGAAAGGCTTTTCATGTAAATCGCATCTGATAagacacatgagagttcattcacaagaaaaaccatatcagtgttcagagtgtttgaaaGACTTTTCACAAAAATCACATCTATCAGAgcacatgagagttcattcacaagtaaaaccatatcagtgttcagaatgtttgaTAGACTTTTCACGTAAATCACATCTAATAagacacatgagagttcattcaTAA